The following is a genomic window from Photobacterium sp. GJ3.
GCGTTTCATTCCGTTTATTTTTGTTCTGCTTTGGAGCACTGGCTTTATTGGTGCTCGCTTTGGATTACCTTATGCCGAGCCAGCGACTTTTCTTCTGATTCGTATGCTTGCGAACATTGCGATTTTTGCGGTACTGACTCTGGTCCTGAAATCTCAGTTGCCTAAAGGGGCAGCGTTTTATCATTGTCTGGTCACGGGCATGCTGATTCACGGTTTTTATCTTGGCGGTACTTATTATGCGATTTATCTCGGGATGCCAGCCGGACTCTGCGCCTTGCTTGTTGGGCTTCAACCCATCGTCACGGCCGTGCTGTTACTGGGACAGGAACGTCTTGCATGGTCACAATGGCTGGGTCTTTTACTCGGGATGCTCGGTATTGCTCTGGTGCTGCAGGGGAATATGAGCTGGCAGGATGAAACCCACCAAGCCGCTGCATTTGGTTTTGCTGGACTGGCCTTACTGGGAATCACCTTGGGCACACTGTATCAGAAA
Proteins encoded in this region:
- a CDS encoding DMT family transporter; translation: MMARFIPFIFVLLWSTGFIGARFGLPYAEPATFLLIRMLANIAIFAVLTLVLKSQLPKGAAFYHCLVTGMLIHGFYLGGTYYAIYLGMPAGLCALLVGLQPIVTAVLLLGQERLAWSQWLGLLLGMLGIALVLQGNMSWQDETHQAAAFGFAGLALLGITLGTLYQKRFCSQVDLVGGSVVQYMMAAAVFMPVMLTAETMTVTWNLTFTLTLAWLVLGVSVTAIWLLLYMVRHGEASKVASTFYLVPPVTALEAWLAFNETFDAFSAIGFAIAAVAVFLVMRKPGQSVFRKKAQVDSQASSTI